The following proteins are encoded in a genomic region of Cyclonatronum proteinivorum:
- a CDS encoding ArsR/SmtB family transcription factor, whose translation MAKLNDQTLEHVAQRFKILGEPMRLRLLACLQQGERCVQDLVSETGAGQANVSKHLSLMISHGILGRRKEGLHVYYFIADDSVYDLCDLVCESIAEKAEGVQRLFSQAGG comes from the coding sequence ATGGCCAAACTAAACGACCAAACGCTTGAACACGTAGCCCAGCGATTTAAAATTTTAGGCGAGCCGATGCGGCTTCGGCTCCTTGCCTGCCTTCAGCAAGGTGAGCGCTGCGTGCAGGACCTTGTGAGCGAAACAGGTGCTGGTCAGGCCAATGTTTCCAAGCACCTTTCCCTGATGATTTCACACGGCATTTTAGGACGTCGCAAAGAAGGTCTGCATGTGTATTACTTTATAGCCGATGATTCGGTCTATGATTTATGCGATTTGGTGTGTGAAAGCATTGCCGAAAAAGCCGAAGGCGTGCAGCGTCTTTTTTCTCAGGCCGGGGGGTAA
- a CDS encoding peroxiredoxin gives MVAKGDKINTDFTLKVVRGGEEQEVQFSELLDKPAVVSVYMKNNTGSCDKQNKSLAEHAPVFAEKGYNLIALSKDSCGSHKKYADKLGISYILASDPEHAFSSATDSIVEKKMYGKTYQGPSRSAFVIDTDGTVLGVIEKLKPADHAAELIGLIDSL, from the coding sequence ATGGTAGCAAAGGGCGATAAAATAAACACCGATTTCACACTTAAAGTAGTGCGTGGTGGTGAAGAACAGGAAGTTCAGTTTTCTGAATTGCTGGATAAGCCGGCAGTCGTTTCGGTTTACATGAAAAATAATACGGGAAGCTGCGATAAACAGAATAAAAGCCTGGCAGAACATGCGCCGGTATTTGCCGAAAAAGGCTATAATCTGATTGCACTTTCCAAGGACAGCTGCGGGTCTCACAAAAAATATGCGGATAAGCTGGGCATAAGCTATATTTTGGCGTCCGACCCTGAGCATGCGTTTTCAAGTGCTACTGATTCCATCGTAGAAAAAAAGATGTACGGCAAAACCTATCAGGGGCCATCCCGTTCCGCTTTTGTCATTGATACGGACGGCACAGTGTTGGGAGTGATCGAAAAGCTCAAGCCAGCTGATCATGCCGCTGAGCTGATCGGGCTGATCGATTCTCTTTAA